One genomic segment of Rivularia sp. PCC 7116 includes these proteins:
- a CDS encoding DUF928 domain-containing protein — translation MAKKNKSLFKFTLLAIGCLFTISLIPIWISPAQARIKFIPPVTSAPEENASTSGASRDIGSCAIAKVSSKNTSIVKLLPKSNIGLTAKQRPSIMVYVPATTARKAFFSIQDENFNHHYQATLDLPEEAGIMEIKLPASAPVLATGKKYQYSLAMICGEYLEPDDQLISGWIERVESKGNMLNQKVSVELASELAGEGMWYDALSTLAELRKSQPSNQYVANSWQQLLNSVGLDEIAQESIVN, via the coding sequence ATGGCTAAGAAAAATAAATCACTTTTTAAATTCACACTTTTAGCAATCGGTTGTTTGTTTACCATTTCTTTAATTCCTATCTGGATAAGTCCAGCCCAAGCTCGGATTAAATTTATACCACCAGTAACATCAGCACCGGAGGAAAATGCTTCCACTAGCGGCGCTTCCCGCGATATAGGTAGCTGCGCTATTGCTAAGGTTAGTAGCAAAAATACGTCAATTGTCAAACTTTTACCTAAATCGAATATAGGTTTAACTGCTAAGCAGCGTCCATCGATAATGGTTTATGTTCCTGCTACTACTGCCCGAAAAGCATTTTTTAGCATTCAGGATGAAAACTTTAACCATCACTATCAAGCAACTTTAGATTTACCTGAGGAAGCTGGAATAATGGAAATTAAACTTCCTGCTTCCGCTCCGGTATTGGCAACTGGTAAAAAATATCAATATTCTTTGGCTATGATTTGTGGCGAATATTTAGAACCAGACGATCAATTAATTAGCGGTTGGATTGAGCGGGTTGAATCAAAAGGAAATATGCTCAACCAAAAAGTTTCTGTAGAGTTAGCATCAGAACTCGCAGGGGAAGGTATGTGGTACGATGCGCTTTCAACTCTAGCAGAATTAAGAAAATCCCAGCCATCGAATCAATATGTGGCGAATTCTTGGCAGCAACTGTTGAATTCTGTGGGTTTAGATGAAATCGCTCAAGAATCAATAGTCAATTAA
- a CDS encoding CHASE2 domain-containing protein → MWSKFKAFLWQWRISAITTPTVALAVIAASTAGWFQLLEWTALEHFFAMRPSEQSEKRILIVTIDEQDITKIGKWPIPDIDLANALKKLNQYQPAAIGIDIYRDLPVEPGHQELVKVMQTTSNLVGVKKMLGEKVAPSPTLSELDRVALADLLLDTDGKIRRALLFAGDENGNTFVGLAAYLSILYLENKGIELASDAEGKSIKFGNAITYALNGDEFAYRGADVNGYQILLNFRNLDKSFDTVTLRDVLSGRVSEEQVRSRIVLIGTTAKSANDFHNVGYARNLKNNDVRMAGVEIHAHIISQILSAALDERAMLNIVSSQGEWLWVFVWSFVGSCVSWRLLQINTHRKRAFWGLPVAGICICAGILMISSYGSFIIGWWIPSVSPFIALFSSAIIVGNFHKQWLLKQANEKLQEYSRTLEVKVEARTKELVAAKEAADVASQAKSEFLANMSHELRTPLNGILGYAQILRRSENIGKSELDGVGIIYQCGSHLLTLINDILDLSKIEARKLELHNSDFNFSTFLIGVAQICRIRAQEKGIEFDYQLDAQLPATVRADEKRLQQVLLNLLGNAIKFTESGGVTFSIQVIEKKLDIDIYKIRFEIIDSGVGMTPEQVKKIFLPFEQVGDKHKKTEGTGLGLAISRKITELMGSGIKVESNLGEGSKFWFDADLNLGEEVNKENTNLSNTKITGFKGDKHNILIVDDQWENRSIIINYLHNIGFSCFEASNGKEALRKLESIKPDLILTDISMPQMDGLEMMQIVRGYPEMNNLPIVVCSASVFEADVNQSLAAGANEFLAKPVQIDKLLTILHNYLQLEWTYVKTEHKEQYSLNEAPLNKEIVIPSAAEMNKLFDLAMRGNVNAILHLLDELESSDDKFKPFVAKVRQLADNFQFKQIRQYIKSFQIEKI, encoded by the coding sequence ATGTGGTCAAAGTTTAAAGCTTTTTTATGGCAATGGCGTATATCGGCAATTACAACTCCAACTGTGGCTTTGGCTGTAATTGCAGCTAGTACCGCAGGATGGTTTCAGCTTCTAGAGTGGACTGCTCTAGAGCATTTTTTTGCGATGCGTCCTTCAGAACAGTCAGAAAAGCGGATTTTAATAGTCACTATTGACGAACAGGACATCACTAAGATAGGTAAGTGGCCAATTCCAGATATTGATTTAGCTAATGCTTTAAAAAAACTCAATCAGTATCAGCCAGCAGCTATTGGTATAGATATTTATCGAGATTTACCAGTGGAACCCGGTCATCAGGAACTAGTTAAGGTGATGCAGACCACATCAAATTTAGTTGGAGTCAAGAAAATGTTAGGGGAAAAAGTTGCACCATCCCCTACTTTATCTGAACTCGATCGAGTCGCTCTTGCAGATTTACTGTTAGATACAGATGGTAAGATTCGACGAGCTTTACTATTTGCCGGAGATGAAAATGGTAATACTTTTGTGGGTTTAGCCGCTTATTTAAGTATTTTATACTTAGAAAATAAAGGTATTGAATTAGCGAGCGATGCAGAAGGTAAATCTATAAAATTCGGCAATGCAATTACTTACGCCCTAAATGGAGACGAATTTGCTTACCGTGGTGCGGATGTAAATGGATACCAAATTTTACTTAACTTTCGTAATTTAGATAAAAGCTTTGATACCGTCACTTTGCGAGATGTATTATCGGGACGTGTATCTGAAGAACAAGTGCGATCGCGCATCGTATTGATAGGTACGACGGCTAAAAGTGCCAATGATTTTCATAATGTGGGCTATGCTCGTAATCTGAAAAATAATGATGTTCGCATGGCTGGTGTAGAAATTCACGCTCATATAATCAGCCAAATTTTGAGTGCGGCATTAGATGAAAGGGCAATGCTAAATATCGTATCTTCTCAAGGGGAATGGCTGTGGGTTTTTGTTTGGTCTTTTGTTGGTAGTTGTGTTAGCTGGCGATTGTTACAGATTAATACTCACCGGAAGCGAGCATTTTGGGGATTGCCGGTAGCGGGCATATGCATTTGTGCCGGTATTTTGATGATTAGCAGTTATGGCAGCTTTATTATCGGCTGGTGGATTCCTTCTGTTTCTCCCTTTATTGCTTTGTTTAGTTCGGCAATTATAGTGGGTAATTTTCATAAGCAGTGGCTGTTGAAGCAGGCTAACGAAAAGTTACAGGAATACTCTCGTACTTTAGAAGTAAAGGTAGAAGCAAGAACAAAAGAATTAGTTGCCGCGAAAGAAGCTGCGGACGTTGCTTCCCAAGCTAAAAGTGAGTTTTTAGCAAATATGAGTCATGAATTGCGAACACCTTTAAATGGTATTTTGGGTTACGCACAGATATTGCGACGCTCGGAGAATATTGGTAAATCCGAACTCGATGGTGTAGGAATTATCTATCAGTGCGGTTCTCATTTATTGACTTTAATTAACGATATTTTAGATTTATCAAAGATAGAGGCTCGCAAACTAGAATTACATAATAGCGATTTCAATTTTTCTACGTTTTTAATTGGAGTTGCCCAAATATGCCGTATCCGTGCCCAGGAAAAAGGTATTGAGTTTGATTATCAGCTAGATGCACAACTTCCTGCAACTGTTCGAGCTGATGAAAAGCGATTGCAGCAAGTCTTGCTTAATTTATTAGGAAATGCAATTAAGTTTACTGAATCTGGTGGAGTAACTTTTTCTATTCAAGTAATAGAGAAGAAATTAGACATAGATATTTATAAAATTCGCTTTGAAATTATCGACAGCGGCGTGGGAATGACACCAGAGCAAGTAAAGAAAATATTCTTACCTTTTGAACAAGTAGGAGATAAACATAAAAAAACAGAAGGTACGGGATTGGGATTGGCAATTAGTCGCAAAATTACTGAGTTAATGGGTAGTGGAATTAAGGTAGAAAGTAATTTGGGTGAGGGTAGTAAATTTTGGTTTGATGCCGACTTAAATTTAGGCGAGGAGGTAAATAAGGAAAATACTAATTTATCTAATACAAAAATTACCGGTTTTAAAGGCGATAAACACAACATTCTAATTGTGGACGATCAATGGGAAAATCGCTCTATTATTATCAATTATTTGCATAACATTGGCTTTAGCTGCTTTGAAGCCAGTAACGGTAAGGAGGCTTTACGAAAACTCGAAAGTATCAAACCAGATTTGATTTTAACTGACATATCTATGCCGCAAATGGATGGCTTAGAAATGATGCAAATTGTTAGAGGCTATCCAGAAATGAATAACTTACCAATTGTGGTTTGTTCCGCTAGTGTTTTTGAAGCTGATGTGAATCAAAGTTTAGCTGCTGGAGCAAATGAATTTTTAGCAAAACCGGTACAGATTGATAAGTTATTAACAATTTTACACAACTATTTACAATTGGAGTGGACTTATGTCAAAACTGAACATAAGGAGCAATATTCTTTAAATGAAGCACCTCTCAACAAAGAAATAGTTATTCCAAGTGCGGCAGAAATGAACAAATTATTTGATTTAGCTATGCGAGGAAATGTTAATGCTATCTTGCATTTATTAGATGAGTTAGAAAGTTCGGATGATAAATTTAAACCTTTCGTAGCTAAAGTTCGACAACTTGCCGATAATTTTCAATTTAAACAAATTAGACAATATATAAAATCTTTTCAAATTGAAAAAATATAA